A genomic segment from Peribacillus sp. ACCC06369 encodes:
- a CDS encoding YjbA family protein, protein MLYLHDVWVNWFEGEENGYNICHFHEWRKDDGIELLDQVPLLKVSATLFHYIENDLSELPKPLLNDVYQKAYARKNHERIQLDYCFIVTDGNGILAVDTIGYHIPIRKSRIIPRQEQIVYDMIENHDEMDYTFTEKPTSEKEYHILSPSPLFMNGLTRKERQLKQLLFMAMDQLFTAKNTAEIRYWYTEWAPEKYESIQEMDFQIAWLELYEEMKEGWSEKHLQLCENLVKGQPFFEKLWQVEAGDSPSIL, encoded by the coding sequence ATGTTATATCTTCATGATGTATGGGTTAACTGGTTTGAAGGAGAAGAAAACGGCTATAATATTTGTCATTTTCATGAATGGAGGAAGGATGATGGGATCGAACTTCTAGATCAAGTTCCTTTGTTGAAAGTGTCAGCAACATTGTTCCACTACATAGAAAACGACTTGTCAGAATTACCTAAGCCATTGCTGAATGACGTGTATCAAAAAGCATATGCAAGGAAAAATCATGAACGAATTCAGCTTGACTATTGTTTTATCGTGACTGATGGAAATGGAATTTTAGCTGTTGATACGATAGGGTATCATATTCCGATCAGGAAAAGCAGAATAATTCCCCGGCAGGAACAAATTGTTTATGACATGATAGAAAACCATGATGAGATGGATTACACCTTTACTGAAAAACCTACATCTGAGAAAGAATATCATATTTTGTCGCCGTCTCCCTTATTCATGAATGGGTTGACAAGAAAAGAAAGACAGCTTAAGCAATTACTATTCATGGCCATGGACCAATTATTCACGGCGAAAAATACTGCTGAAATCCGCTATTGGTATACAGAATGGGCCCCTGAAAAATATGAAAGCATTCAAGAAATGGATTTTCAGATAGCTTGGCTAGAGTTATATGAAGAAATGAAGGAAGGCTGGTCAGAGAAGCACCTTCAACTTTGTGAAAATTTGGTGAAGGGGCAGCCTTTTTTTGAAAAGCTTTGGCAAGTGGAAGCTGGCGATAGCCCATCGATATTATGA
- the fabF gene encoding beta-ketoacyl-ACP synthase II gives MTNRRVVVTGIGAISPVGNDAETGWKNIIEGKSGIGPLTRLNAEEFPVKVAAEIKDFDIETYINRKEARKMDRFTHYAIAASVMAYNDSELKITDENAARIGVWIGSGIGGLETLETQHENFLNRGYKRVSPFFVPMMIPDMAAGQVSILLGAKGINSCTVTACATGTNSIGDAFKAIQRGDADVMITGGAEAPITKMSVAGFCANTALSTNPDPQTASRPFDLNRDGFVIGEGAGIIVLEDLEHALNRGAKIYAEIAGYGSTGDAFHITAPAPGGEGGARAMKIAIEDAGLNPEDIQYVNAHGTSTPYNDKYETMAVKEVFGDHANKLAISSTKSMTGHMLGAAGGVEAIFTIQAIRDSILPPTINIETPDPECDLDYVPNQARKGEINAAISNSLGFGGHNATILFKKYQ, from the coding sequence ATGACTAATCGTCGTGTAGTTGTAACAGGTATTGGAGCAATCTCACCAGTTGGTAATGATGCAGAAACTGGATGGAAGAATATAATCGAGGGGAAATCAGGAATAGGGCCTTTAACTCGTTTGAATGCTGAAGAATTCCCAGTTAAAGTGGCAGCTGAAATCAAGGACTTTGATATAGAGACTTATATTAATCGTAAAGAAGCGCGTAAGATGGACCGTTTTACCCATTATGCAATTGCAGCATCCGTTATGGCCTATAATGATAGTGAGCTGAAAATAACGGATGAAAATGCAGCACGTATCGGGGTCTGGATCGGTTCGGGTATCGGCGGGCTGGAGACTCTTGAGACACAGCATGAAAACTTTTTAAACAGAGGGTATAAACGGGTGAGCCCATTTTTCGTACCGATGATGATTCCGGACATGGCAGCTGGCCAGGTATCTATCTTACTGGGTGCTAAAGGAATCAATTCATGTACGGTAACAGCCTGCGCAACAGGAACAAATTCAATTGGTGACGCGTTTAAAGCCATTCAACGTGGCGATGCCGATGTGATGATCACAGGTGGAGCCGAAGCGCCAATAACAAAAATGTCGGTTGCAGGATTCTGTGCAAATACTGCTTTATCGACCAATCCTGATCCACAAACTGCTAGCCGTCCTTTCGATCTTAACCGTGATGGTTTCGTAATCGGCGAAGGAGCTGGAATCATCGTTCTGGAAGATCTTGAACATGCATTGAATAGAGGAGCCAAGATTTATGCCGAAATAGCTGGTTATGGATCAACTGGAGATGCCTTCCATATTACCGCTCCGGCACCAGGTGGAGAAGGCGGGGCAAGAGCGATGAAAATTGCTATTGAGGATGCAGGTTTGAATCCGGAAGACATCCAATATGTGAATGCCCACGGAACGAGTACGCCATACAACGACAAATATGAAACGATGGCAGTCAAAGAAGTCTTTGGCGACCATGCTAATAAACTTGCAATAAGTTCCACTAAATCAATGACAGGCCATATGTTAGGGGCAGCAGGCGGTGTGGAAGCAATATTCACGATTCAGGCAATCAGGGACAGCATTTTGCCTCCAACCATCAATATTGAAACACCAGACCCTGAGTGTGATTTGGACTATGTCCCGAATCAAGCAAGGAAGGGCGAAATCAATGCCGCCATCAGCAATTCACTTGGATTCGGTGGACATAACGCTACTATTCTTTTCAAGAAATATCAATAA
- a CDS encoding DUF2268 domain-containing putative Zn-dependent protease (predicted Zn-dependent protease with a strongly conserved HExxH motif) — translation MERLKSTFNNTLDAGMIYHHLLKHGMYSPNQKTKLTWEDLKENNVWEKTQSLFTSYKKLWGGPDVPIFIFPLMSSGIWKKTVETKSGLAFEDKLFLFYDKGISEKEMEALLIHEYHHVCRLHHLKKDQKEFTLLDTMIMEGLAERTVGKYLGTNFLAKWTKLYQEDKLREFWSKHLEEKHMIKRTDPLHDVLLLGTKGYPYMLGYCSGYYLVKNYEKLSVKKSFIIQSEKFLSINS, via the coding sequence ATGGAAAGACTTAAAAGCACATTCAACAATACGCTTGATGCGGGTATGATTTATCATCATTTATTAAAGCATGGCATGTATTCGCCGAATCAAAAAACGAAACTCACATGGGAAGACTTAAAAGAAAATAATGTATGGGAAAAAACACAAAGCCTGTTCACATCTTATAAGAAACTATGGGGAGGGCCTGATGTTCCCATATTTATTTTTCCGCTCATGTCTTCTGGGATATGGAAGAAAACAGTTGAAACAAAGTCAGGGTTGGCATTTGAAGATAAACTATTCCTTTTTTACGACAAGGGTATATCTGAAAAGGAAATGGAGGCCCTGTTGATTCATGAATATCATCATGTCTGCCGATTGCATCACTTGAAAAAGGACCAAAAAGAATTTACTCTCCTTGATACGATGATCATGGAAGGGCTAGCGGAACGAACGGTGGGAAAATATTTAGGAACAAATTTTTTAGCGAAATGGACTAAGTTATATCAGGAAGATAAACTACGAGAATTTTGGAGCAAACATTTAGAGGAAAAGCACATGATAAAGCGTACAGACCCTCTTCATGATGTGCTTCTGCTTGGAACGAAAGGATACCCATATATGCTTGGATACTGTAGTGGCTATTACCTAGTGAAAAATTACGAAAAACTCTCTGTGAAAAAATCATTCATTATTCAATCTGAAAAATTCTTATCAATAAATAGCTAA
- the trpS gene encoding tryptophan--tRNA ligase, with amino-acid sequence MKRIFSGIQPSGSVTLGNYIGAMKQFVNLQNEYECFFCIVDQHAITVPQDRLKLRKSIKTLAALYLAIGLDPEKNTIFIQSEVPAHAQAGWILQSISYIGELERMTQFKDKSAGKEGVSAALLTYPPLMAADILLYGTDVVPVGEDQRQHLELTRDLAERFNKKHNDIFKIPEISLPTEGARIMSLQEPTKKMSKSDPNKKATIALLDDPKQIEKNIKSAVTDSEGIVRYDKENKAGVSNLMSIYSIFSGKTYSEIEEMYEGKGYGDFKGDLADVVLGEILPIQERFNELIDSPELDEILDRGAEKANIEANKMIRKMYNGMGLGRKR; translated from the coding sequence TTGAAAAGGATTTTCTCCGGCATTCAGCCATCCGGTTCCGTTACTTTAGGAAATTACATCGGAGCCATGAAACAATTCGTTAACTTACAAAATGAATATGAATGTTTCTTTTGTATTGTTGACCAGCACGCAATTACAGTTCCACAAGATCGCCTTAAGTTAAGGAAAAGCATTAAAACTTTGGCCGCTTTATATTTGGCCATTGGTCTAGACCCTGAAAAGAATACCATCTTCATTCAATCAGAGGTACCTGCGCATGCTCAGGCAGGCTGGATTTTACAGAGTATATCCTATATTGGTGAACTTGAGAGAATGACCCAATTTAAAGACAAATCCGCTGGCAAAGAAGGGGTATCAGCAGCACTTCTTACTTACCCGCCGCTGATGGCTGCCGATATTCTCCTTTATGGTACGGATGTCGTTCCTGTCGGGGAAGATCAAAGACAGCATCTTGAATTGACACGCGATTTGGCTGAACGCTTCAATAAAAAGCACAATGATATTTTCAAAATCCCGGAAATCAGCCTTCCTACAGAAGGGGCACGTATCATGTCCCTTCAAGAACCAACCAAGAAAATGAGCAAATCGGATCCTAACAAAAAGGCAACGATTGCCTTATTGGATGATCCGAAGCAAATCGAAAAAAATATCAAGAGCGCAGTTACCGATTCCGAAGGTATTGTCCGTTACGATAAGGAAAACAAAGCCGGAGTTTCCAACCTGATGTCCATTTACTCCATCTTCAGTGGAAAAACCTATTCAGAAATTGAAGAGATGTATGAAGGCAAAGGTTATGGCGACTTTAAAGGTGATCTGGCTGATGTGGTACTTGGAGAAATCCTACCAATCCAGGAACGCTTTAATGAATTAATCGATTCGCCTGAATTGGATGAAATTCTGGACCGCGGTGCAGAAAAAGCCAACATTGAAGCCAATAAAATGATCAGAAAAATGTATAATGGCATGGGACTTGGCAGAAAGAGATAA
- a CDS encoding putative glycoside hydrolase, translated as MCIFLIQQPVHAEGMNETRQVALENKDLPVSVPRFVFDSGLKFDYPDAVRGIYVTGPAAGGKKMNELIKYVDETDLNAMVIDIKDDLGNVTYQTEDPDSPYAGIGKDYIKNPRVMLKKMEDKQIYPIARVVVFKDSLLAKEKPELSFLDDEKVWKNGRGEAFVNPFLKEVWDYNVGIAIEAAKMGFKEIQFDYVRFPEGFENKEDDLKYDVGEYDEAKVSHTAKRVQAVTDFVSYARKQLEPYDVEVSVDIFGYAATLPEAPGIGQNFTKISENVDVISSMIYPSHWTSYFGIDKPDLEPYDLVKEYAKLENGKLKELKTPPTSRPWLQDFTASYLGEGNYQRYGKEEVEAQIKALNDNGIDEYLLWNAANRYTKGVDYTP; from the coding sequence ATGTGCATATTCCTGATTCAACAGCCAGTTCATGCGGAAGGCATGAACGAAACCAGGCAGGTAGCATTAGAAAATAAAGATTTGCCTGTGAGCGTACCGCGTTTTGTTTTTGATTCGGGGTTGAAATTCGACTATCCGGATGCTGTGCGCGGAATATATGTGACAGGGCCTGCAGCGGGTGGCAAGAAAATGAATGAACTTATTAAATATGTAGATGAAACCGATTTGAATGCGATGGTCATTGATATTAAGGATGACTTGGGGAACGTTACTTATCAAACCGAAGATCCAGATTCTCCATATGCTGGGATTGGTAAAGACTACATAAAAAATCCAAGGGTAATGCTGAAAAAAATGGAAGATAAACAGATTTATCCGATTGCAAGGGTAGTCGTTTTTAAAGACTCCCTTCTGGCCAAAGAGAAGCCTGAATTATCTTTTTTAGATGACGAAAAGGTATGGAAGAATGGTCGAGGGGAAGCCTTCGTTAACCCATTCTTAAAAGAGGTGTGGGATTATAATGTCGGTATTGCCATTGAAGCTGCAAAGATGGGTTTTAAAGAAATTCAATTTGACTATGTCCGTTTTCCCGAAGGATTCGAAAACAAGGAAGATGATTTGAAATATGATGTCGGTGAATATGATGAAGCGAAAGTAAGTCATACAGCCAAAAGGGTTCAGGCAGTGACGGATTTCGTAAGTTATGCGAGAAAACAACTGGAGCCATATGATGTGGAAGTATCAGTGGATATTTTTGGATATGCTGCTACATTGCCTGAAGCTCCCGGAATTGGGCAAAACTTCACAAAAATCTCTGAGAATGTCGATGTAATTTCCTCCATGATCTATCCAAGTCACTGGACATCTTATTTTGGTATCGATAAGCCTGATTTGGAGCCGTATGATCTCGTTAAGGAATATGCGAAATTGGAGAACGGGAAGCTGAAGGAATTAAAAACGCCACCTACTTCTAGACCTTGGCTACAAGATTTTACTGCCTCATATTTAGGGGAGGGGAATTATCAAAGGTATGGTAAGGAAGAAGTGGAAGCCCAAATAAAAGCATTGAATGATAATGGTATTGATGAATACTTATTATGGAATGCAGCAAATCGATATACAAAGGGAGTAGACTATACCCCATGA
- a CDS encoding GNAT family N-acetyltransferase, with product MNWYEKLNQYFPIEEMKSKEHIEVLLEDKQEIYKKDEGPDHVLLYVEGEEFIFVDYLFVSKNSRGQGLGRKLIQKLQKKQKTILLEVEPVQENDDDTFKRLKFYKREGFHHASSISYSRKSLATKENTPMEILYWPANPSVDEEDVFDFMKEIYSEIHTYKDDDLYGKSYQDVEDVLSLNAGQETDIFKEMEV from the coding sequence ATGAATTGGTATGAAAAATTAAACCAGTATTTCCCTATTGAAGAAATGAAGTCCAAAGAACATATAGAAGTTCTTTTAGAAGATAAGCAGGAAATATATAAAAAGGATGAAGGTCCCGACCATGTTTTATTGTATGTGGAAGGGGAAGAGTTTATATTCGTTGATTACCTATTTGTATCAAAGAATTCAAGGGGGCAGGGATTAGGAAGGAAATTGATTCAAAAATTGCAAAAAAAGCAGAAAACGATTTTGCTGGAAGTCGAACCAGTACAAGAAAATGATGATGATACATTTAAAAGGCTGAAATTTTATAAAAGGGAAGGATTCCATCATGCTTCTTCGATTTCCTATAGCAGAAAATCGCTTGCCACTAAGGAGAACACGCCTATGGAAATCTTATATTGGCCGGCAAATCCATCTGTTGATGAAGAAGACGTATTTGATTTCATGAAAGAGATTTATTCTGAAATCCATACTTATAAAGATGATGACCTTTATGGGAAATCTTATCAAGATGTAGAGGATGTACTAAGCTTGAATGCAGGTCAGGAAACGGATATTTTTAAAGAGATGGAAGTTTGA
- the spxA gene encoding transcriptional regulator SpxA, whose amino-acid sequence MVTLYTSPSCTSCRKAKAWLEEHEIGYKERNIFSEPLTIDEIKEILRMTEDGTDEIISTRSKTFQKLNVNLESLPLQELYKLIKENPGLLRRPIILDEKRLQVGYNEDEIRRFLPRKVRTFQLREAQRMVN is encoded by the coding sequence ATGGTAACATTATATACATCACCTAGTTGTACTTCATGCAGAAAAGCAAAAGCATGGTTAGAGGAACATGAGATTGGATATAAAGAAAGAAACATTTTTTCAGAACCGTTGACGATTGATGAGATAAAAGAAATTCTTCGAATGACAGAAGATGGCACCGATGAAATCATTTCAACACGGTCAAAAACTTTCCAAAAGTTAAATGTAAATTTAGAGAGCCTGCCTCTTCAAGAATTATATAAATTGATCAAGGAAAACCCAGGACTGTTGAGACGTCCAATTATCCTTGACGAGAAACGGCTTCAAGTTGGTTATAACGAAGATGAGATAAGACGCTTTTTACCACGTAAAGTTCGTACCTTCCAGTTACGGGAAGCACAACGTATGGTCAACTAA